DNA from Helcococcus ovis:
ATTTTAGGAATAAATGATCCCTCAGAATATATAAGTTTAAATAAAAAAGTTAAGAAAAATACTAGAAAAGAAATTGATGAAAAATTAAGTAGTATAATTAAAAAGTCGAAAAATGATTTTAGAATTTTACTTGTACACAGACCTGAATTTTTTGATATTTATGTTAAATATAATATTAATTTGATTTTTTCAGGACATACTCATGGAGGTCAAGTAAGAATATTTAATAAAGGTGTTTTTTCATCTGGACAAGGATTTTTTGGTAAGTATTGTGGAGGTATTTTTACTAAAAAAGATTCCGTAATGTATAATTCTAGGGGGTTAGGTAATAACTTTCCTTTTGCAAAAAGAGTTTTTAATAGACCGCAGATAATAGAAGTTATAATAAAAAATACAAATAGCAATTAAGCTTGTAGTATTTATACATTTATTGTAGAATAATATATGGACATTTCAAATAATTGGTTTTCATTATGAAAATGGAGGATATAATGGATTTAAAATCTAAAATTAGAGTCATTGAAGGATTTCCTAAAGAAGGGATTAGTTTTAAGGATATTACAACATTATTAAAGGATAAAGACGCTTTTAAGGAAACAGTTGATATGTTATGCGATAAAGTTAAAGATTTAGAATTTGATTATATTGCAGGTATTGAGGCAAGAGGATTTATCTTTGCAGTTCCAATGGCTTATAAATTAAATAAAGGATTTATACCTGTTAGAAAACCTGGTAAATTACCGGGAAAAGTCATTACAAAAGAATACGACTTAGAGTATGGTAAAAATCAGATTGAAATTGATGCGGATGTTTTAAAATCAGGAGATAGAGTATTATTAATTGATGATTTATTAGCAACAGGTGGTACAGCGAAAGCTGCATTGGAAATTATTGAAGAAACAGGAGCAAAGGTGGTTTGTGCTGGCTTTTTAATAGAATTGGAAGATTTAAAAGGAATTGAATTATTTGGGGATTACAATACATTTACTTTAATAAAATATGAACACTAAAATTAAGGAATCAAATTTGATTCCTTTTTTTATAAAAGAGGAATTATGAATTTAAATAATGAAGATAAATTAAAGAAAATTGAATATATAAAAGATAAAATTTCCACAATTGATGAGCAAATTGTAGAGTTAGTTGATGAAAGATTTAATATGGGAGATGTTCTTTTTGAGTATATCTATAAAAATAATATTGACTTGATAGATAAGGAATGTAATCAAATTAATTTTTCTGAGAAAACAATGGAATATGATGAGTATATTACTGAGTTTT
Protein-coding regions in this window:
- a CDS encoding adenine phosphoribosyltransferase → MEDIMDLKSKIRVIEGFPKEGISFKDITTLLKDKDAFKETVDMLCDKVKDLEFDYIAGIEARGFIFAVPMAYKLNKGFIPVRKPGKLPGKVITKEYDLEYGKNQIEIDADVLKSGDRVLLIDDLLATGGTAKAALEIIEETGAKVVCAGFLIELEDLKGIELFGDYNTFTLIKYEH